Proteins from one Salinispora arenicola genomic window:
- a CDS encoding glycosyltransferase 87 family protein, with product MAQGAGRTIRQAVGVAGLAVGVALFLSVAAMRHGFFDLQVYYGAIHHWVHDGGEVYDYLRPFTQYGFTYPPFAALVMLPMAYVSWTVAIVLSVSASVVVTLVLLWWLVDPISRRVGWTRWFALAVAFCLAAAYEPMRETVNFGQVNMLLLFLVAVDMLRLLPKGSRWAGTAIGLATAIKLTPGIFIVYLLVTGRWRAAVTAMGAAAGATLLAAALFPDASREFWTEALWNTNRVGELSFVSNQSLRGVVARLNPEQPSTVAWLVLVVAVLVLWAWRARSAAAAGDEATGLALTGVLMCLVSPVTWVHHLVWLLPALILLVDNAMAAPAGSRRRRRLLVAAGVAYAFLISRIVWAWERDFTGVDGFLGSNTYVWISLALLAFLPVRSAVGRAPAGAARPEQAADPVPVSYR from the coding sequence ATGGCGCAGGGTGCCGGGCGGACGATCAGGCAGGCGGTCGGCGTGGCCGGGCTCGCCGTCGGGGTGGCCCTCTTCCTGTCCGTGGCGGCCATGCGGCACGGGTTCTTCGACCTCCAGGTCTACTACGGCGCGATCCACCACTGGGTGCACGACGGCGGGGAGGTCTACGACTACCTGCGCCCGTTCACCCAGTACGGCTTCACCTACCCGCCGTTCGCGGCCCTGGTCATGCTGCCGATGGCGTACGTGTCCTGGACGGTGGCGATCGTCCTGAGCGTGTCCGCGAGCGTGGTGGTCACCCTGGTGCTGCTCTGGTGGCTGGTGGACCCGATCTCGCGCCGCGTCGGATGGACCCGCTGGTTCGCCCTCGCGGTGGCGTTCTGCCTCGCCGCGGCGTACGAGCCGATGCGGGAGACGGTGAACTTCGGCCAGGTCAACATGCTGTTGCTGTTCCTGGTGGCGGTGGACATGCTGCGGCTGCTGCCGAAAGGCAGCCGGTGGGCCGGCACGGCCATCGGCCTGGCCACCGCGATCAAGCTGACCCCGGGGATCTTCATCGTCTACCTGCTGGTGACCGGGCGCTGGCGGGCGGCGGTGACCGCGATGGGCGCCGCAGCCGGCGCCACCCTGCTCGCCGCCGCCCTGTTCCCGGACGCCTCCCGGGAGTTCTGGACCGAGGCGCTGTGGAACACCAACCGGGTGGGTGAGCTCTCCTTCGTCTCGAACCAGTCGCTGCGTGGGGTGGTGGCCCGGCTGAACCCGGAGCAGCCGAGCACCGTTGCCTGGCTGGTGCTGGTGGTCGCCGTGCTGGTGCTCTGGGCGTGGCGGGCCCGGTCCGCGGCGGCCGCCGGTGACGAGGCGACCGGGCTGGCGCTGACCGGTGTGCTGATGTGTCTGGTCAGCCCGGTCACCTGGGTACACCACCTGGTCTGGCTGCTGCCGGCGCTCATCCTGCTGGTGGACAACGCGATGGCGGCGCCCGCCGGTAGCCGCCGGCGCCGGCGACTACTGGTCGCGGCGGGTGTCGCGTACGCGTTTCTGATCAGCCGGATCGTGTGGGCCTGGGAACGGGACTTCACCGGTGTCGACGGCTTCCTCGGCAGCAACACGTACGTCTGGATCAGCCTGGCCCTGCTGGCGTTCCTGCCGGTGCGGTCGGCGGTGGGCCGGGCCCCGGCGGGAGCGGCCCGGCCGGAGCAGGCGGCGGATCCCGTCCCGGTGTCGTACCGGTGA
- a CDS encoding GNAT family N-acetyltransferase: protein MALGYVRPARLQDAGEIARIQLATWRAAYRRILPRQVLDNLDEAWLARRWTAAVHEPPSVAHRVLVAVEQAEQSYLVGFAAFGPADAEAEAPEEPAEALGPDVVAITDLLVEPRWGRRGHGSRLLAAAVDHWRDDGFTRAVAWAFDGDAATRSFLTGAGWEPDGAARALDVDDMLVAQLRLHVAVPTEPAPAG from the coding sequence ATGGCTCTCGGGTACGTCCGCCCGGCGCGTTTACAGGACGCCGGCGAGATCGCACGCATCCAGCTCGCAACCTGGCGGGCCGCGTACCGCCGCATCCTGCCCCGGCAGGTGCTCGACAACCTCGACGAGGCGTGGTTGGCCCGGCGGTGGACCGCTGCGGTACATGAGCCGCCCTCGGTCGCGCACCGGGTGCTGGTCGCCGTCGAACAGGCCGAGCAATCGTATCTGGTGGGATTTGCCGCCTTCGGTCCGGCCGACGCCGAGGCCGAGGCCCCGGAGGAGCCCGCCGAAGCGCTGGGACCGGACGTCGTCGCGATCACCGACCTGCTGGTGGAGCCGCGCTGGGGCCGGCGCGGGCACGGCAGCCGACTTCTCGCCGCGGCGGTGGACCACTGGCGCGACGACGGGTTCACCCGAGCCGTGGCGTGGGCCTTCGACGGTGACGCGGCGACCCGGAGTTTCCTGACCGGCGCCGGTTGGGAACCGGACGGGGCGGCCCGCGCCCTGGACGTGGACGACATGTTGGTCGCCCAGCTGCGTCTGCACGTCGCAGTCCCCACCGAGCCGGCCCCGGCGGGCTGA
- the dapB gene encoding 4-hydroxy-tetrahydrodipicolinate reductase, producing MTDEQDKRDEPLRVGVLGARGRMGVEVCKAVDAAADMELVAMVDQGDWLFNASDAGAEVVVDFTTPDVVMDNLHWCIDQGISAVVGTTGFTQARLERMRGWLARKPGVGVVVAPNFGIGAVLMMQFAARAASHFESVEIIEQHHPRKLDAPSGTATHTARLVAAARAEAGLGPAPDATRDEVAGARGSDIDGVRVHSVRATGLVAHQEVLFGTTGETLTIRHDSYDRASFMPGVLLAVRQVLNRPGLTVGLDTLLD from the coding sequence GTGACTGACGAGCAGGACAAGAGGGACGAGCCGCTCCGGGTCGGCGTGCTGGGCGCCCGTGGCCGGATGGGCGTCGAGGTGTGCAAGGCGGTGGACGCTGCCGCTGACATGGAGTTGGTGGCCATGGTCGACCAGGGCGACTGGTTGTTCAACGCCTCCGACGCCGGGGCTGAGGTGGTGGTCGACTTCACCACCCCTGATGTCGTCATGGACAACCTGCACTGGTGCATCGACCAGGGCATCAGCGCCGTGGTCGGCACCACGGGCTTCACCCAGGCCCGGCTGGAGCGGATGCGCGGCTGGCTGGCCCGTAAGCCGGGGGTGGGCGTAGTCGTCGCCCCCAACTTCGGCATCGGCGCGGTGCTGATGATGCAGTTCGCTGCCCGGGCCGCCAGCCACTTCGAGTCGGTGGAGATCATCGAGCAGCATCACCCACGCAAGTTGGACGCGCCGAGCGGCACCGCCACGCACACCGCGCGCCTGGTCGCGGCGGCCCGCGCCGAGGCCGGCCTGGGGCCGGCACCCGACGCCACCCGGGACGAGGTGGCCGGCGCCCGCGGTAGCGACATCGACGGGGTACGCGTGCACTCGGTCCGCGCCACCGGCCTGGTCGCCCATCAGGAGGTCCTCTTCGGCACCACCGGTGAGACGCTGACCATCCGGCACGACTCGTACGACCGGGCCTCCTTCATGCCGGGGGTGCTGCTGGCCGTCCGTCAGGTGCTCAACCGGCCCGGTCTGACGGTCGGCCTGGACACCCTGCTCGACTGA